The DNA segment ttaacatattttttgtaattttattggctatctagttatcatatttaacaaaactatcttttgagtgttggaataaatgttttagagattttattaaactgcagagtatttttggatcgaccacatgctcaacattcgatcgatccgtaaaatgatggtcgatctccttggccaggtaagtataattttagcaaaaatatcttttattttcaaatattaagtatataactattctttttaatattttttaattgtatttttgattaaattattgtattataatggttatgtaaatattttttgtgatgtttgaatttttgttgttcgtatacttaacctagatgatattgatgtttaacaatttattgttttctggaaatagaaaataatgatatatcaaaacgtatctaatacttgttaaatgatattataatgtaaattacatccattatttgaaaataaacatttgttgtttttatttttattttaaatcagaaattatttttatttaaaaacattattcatatataatataatagtttaagtttggaagattaatctaaatttataaattatgtatatttttaaaaaaataatttaagatattatatattgagtatctgaataaaagctgaatttcttatcttgaaaatcagatatttatatttttgtcttcatgttatactcaccaatccatcattgaaatttataactcagtacgtttttttaaaaacttagttttaagtaataaacgaatttaataaattaaattcatcacctataaatataatgttctgtaaactatatttgaaaagtctctaaaattatatttaagcataatattattattatttaatttaagttattttaaacataatatatgctaaaccaacttaaattatatttacaataggaccatcctaaaccggttagtaaaccaaaaacaatactaaaccaataTTAACCAATACTtgattcggcgaggaaggaagtgtttcgggataaacgtttgaatggttattaactgaaatggtttgatcatgaaagagttagtatgaatattaacaataaaattatggattagattaatttaaatttgtaagaatacctttgagtctatgaaaaacaattcaattcccatgaataagtttggcttttggaagttgcgggtttcccaacaatgaatccacataacaaaaagtttgttgttataaaaaaatctcattcaaggtcattaaaggtttttgggacggcaagagttgatagtgaaaccatttttttgctcgagtgctttgaaatTTTCCTTAATAGTGTGAGATTGATGTGgatggaataatgagttttatagggactttttttttgtttaatgtggtattttcatttttatataatttactaccattttaagatagaagtacattttaagatagatgcttaaatcttaatgtactttttccattttttaaaatgtttatttccatttcttatatttttatttacgtaatatctatattttatatttttaaatagatatttaaatattaatgtactttttccatttttaaattgtgtatttacttatattatatattttacattttaagatagatgtttaatgcttgatgaactttttccatttttaaaaaaattgtgtatttacttattattacatatataattcatatattatatatttacattatttacttattatttattttcatgtatatgtatttccatttcttgtacttttaatttacttaatatctctattttacattttaagatagatgtttaaatcttaatgtacgttttccatttttttaaattgtatatttccatttgttatactttctatttacgtaatatctatattttaaattttaatatatatttttaaatcttaatgtaatttcccattttttaaatttggtattcacttatattatatatttacttattatttatttttctttatattgtgtatttctatttcctataatttctatttactaataattttatattttaagattgatttacattttaagatagatgtttaaatactaatgtattttttccatttttttaaattgtgtatttccttttcttatactttctatttacttaatatctatattttacattttaagatagatgtttaatatttaatgtactctttccattttttaaaaattgtgcatttacttattattgtatatataattcgtatatttatatatttataatatttacttattatttattttttctatatattgagtatttctctttcttataaattatatttagttaatgtctatattttatattttaagatagatgtttaaatctttacgtatttttctatttttaatgtaaaacggcaatgtttaatagaagaacttggataaatagtcaaatagttatatttatgtttttttttctttttttaataaaatggtaatgttacattatgaagataacccgtttttttagtgaacaatggtaatcttacatatgtttaatgtagtttttccatttttttatgttgtatgtttacatactatttttatttttaaatgtaaaatggtaattttacatatgtttaatgtagtatttccattttttatggtgtatgtttacatattatttattattttcgaaattatatataattttcttttttacaaaatagtaatgttacattatggagataagccgtctttttttttagtgaaaaatggtaatcttacatatgtttaatgtacttttttcattttttatgttgtatgtttacatattttttcttaaaataaaaatgtaaaatggtaatcttacatatgtttaatgtagtatttccatttttatgttgtatgttttacatatatttattatttttaaaattatatataatgtttttgttgtttttataaaacggtaatgttacatgatggagataagccgtcttcttttaagtgaaaaatagtaatcttacatatgtttaatgtagtttttccattttttatgctgtatgtttacatattttttataattttcaaaaataagtaatattaaaatgtaaaactatattttatgccacgtgtcatctttcgagattatattatatatttacttattatttatttttctttatattgtgtatttttatttcttatactttctatttactaataattttatattttaagattgatttacattttaagatagatgtttaaatactaatgtactttttccatttttttaaattgtgtatttccttttcttatactttctatttgcgtaatatctatattttacattttaagatagatgtttaaatcttaatatacttttttcattgtttttaagttgtttatttctttttcttatattttctatttacttaatatctataatttacattttaagagagatgtttaatatttaatatactcttttcatttttaaaaaattgtgcatttacttattattgtatatataattcgtatatttatatatttataatatttacttatttttttatatattgagtatttctcttttttatactttatatttagttaatgtctatattttatattttaagatagatgtttaaatttttacgtatttttctatttttaatgtaaaacggcaatgtttaatagaagaatttggacaaatagtcaaacatatttatgtttattgtagtatttccatttttatattgtatgttttacatataaatattattttcgaaattatatataatgttttttgtttttttttataaaacggtagtattacattatggagataagccatcttttttttaagtgaaaaatagtaatcttacatatgtttaatgtagttttttttattttttaatgatgtATGTTTacaatgtaaaactatattttatgccatgTGTCATCTTTTAGGAGaattttttttcgctgatgtggacgtcctatggagcctcaaaaggtcccttttattagtagagatatatatatatatatatatatattgagaatAGATGCAgcgaagtaaaaaaaaaaagaaaaacagtctACTTACAAGACAGGCTAAGAAGAGATGGAACATGTTCTGCTCCTCATTACCATTTTATTGTGTTTGGCTTTCTCCGGGAGATGCATCGATGCTTACAGCAGGAATGATTTCCCGAAGGGATTCCTATTCGGATCGGCCTTTTCTGCTTTTCAGGTTGGAGTTCGAACTATTTTATAATGGTTGTTCCCTTTCTTTATACTCGGAAatgcatttttgtttttgatgatcggaatatgattttttataacttttaagtGGGAAGGAGCGGTTGATGAAGACGGGAGGATGCCTAGCATATGGGATACATACATTCGCTCTAGTAAGCTCCACACAAAGCAAATTTGAGTTAGAATTTCACATGAGATTTATGTTTTCAAGGAATTTTGGTTCTCACAATGTAAGGTTTGGTTATTAACGATGTAGATAACGCACCTAGCGGAGATATAGCATGTGATGGGTATCATAAATATAAGGTATGTGCATGCATTCATGTTGTTTTGTGCTTTGTTTGGTGCTCAAACTTTTTTGACTCAATGAACAGTGATATGTTTCAGGAGGACGTAAGGCTGATGTATGACATGGGTTTAGATGCATTCCGACTCTCCATCTCGTGGTCGCGACTTATACCAGGTGTGTGCATACGAATCTAGGAATATTTTATACCGACaagtatttaattaatatatatattatatattttaataaataaatattaaactaataatttaaaatgttaaaattaatattttagaatataatgttaaaactaaaattaaaatatttatcttacAGAATGCAGTAGTCtataaaaatttgtttggaaaaatagaaaattttgtttttcttactttttttattttagaacaagattttttttaacaagttTGTTAAGATTTTATCGTTcagttaaatttattaatattttcctaaatgattttttttttccttttgaacTTTTTCTATATTATTTAATGAGAAAAATTACAAACGATAATGAATGCATATAAAAATTTAGCTTAGAAATACATAACATTTCTTTTGGAAAATTATGGGTGCATGTGCGCATTCTCCCACTTTATGCTATCTTTGTTTGGACTCCAATGTTGTTACCTTCGTCaagttttaaatgtatttttgttcGTTTGGTTTTAAGGTGGAAGAGGACCTGTGAATCCAAAGGGTTTACTATTCTACAAAAACCTCATTGATGAGCTCACAAGACATGGTAAATTGGTAACATTATGCGTCTCATCATGACAATTTGGTGTGATTATGCCACGTGTCTTGGAACAACACAAACTGAGTTTGGTATGGTTACAGGAATTGAACCGCATGTTACGTTGTATCACAATGATCTTCCTCAGGCTCTTGAAGATGAATACGGAGGATGGATTGACCGCAGAATCATGTAAAGCCAACATTTTCTTCCATCTACATTGATCTCGTTGTAACTTGTTAATTGAAGTGTGTTCTTATATATAAATGGGATGTTCTGTTGCAGCGATGACTTCACAGCTTTTGCAGACGTTTGCTTCAGAGAGTTAGGGAACAAAGTGAAATTCTGGTCAACAATTAATGAACCCAATATGTCAGCATTGGGAGGTTACGACTTGGGATTTATGCCTCCTGAGCACTGTTCTCCTCCATTTGGACATGTCAACTGTTCCAGAGGAAACTCCTCAACTGAGCCATATATTGCGGTCCATAACATGTTGCTTGCACACGCATCTACAGCGAGATTGTACAAGCAAAAGTATAAGGTACGCCATGTCACAAATACACGCACATATATCCTTAATATATTGAATGCTCGCTTTACCTCTCTCGTTCTTGGTGTCTCTTGTGTGATGGGTGTAGGGTGAACAGAATGGATCAGTTGGTATGACATGCTTTTCATACTGGGTAGTTCCTTTTAGTAGCTCAAAAGAGGACGAGATGGCAACTCAGATAGCCAAAGATTTCTTTTTAGGCTGGTTTGTTAAACACACTCTTGTTGAAATAATTTACTTTCTTCTTCAGCTACTCTAATGAACGTTTTCATTTCGGAATTCAAGGATTTTGCACCCACTGGTGTTTGGGGACTATCCAGATACGATGAAGAGACTGGTGGGCAAGAGATTGCCAAGTTTTtcggaagaagaaacaaaagtcGTTAAAGACTCGTCTGACTTCATAGGAGTCATACACTATACTACAATGACCGCCGCACACGTATCCACTTTCCAACAAGGGGATTTTAGTGCAGACATGAATGCTTTAGTTAGCCGTATGCTTTTCTTACCTATGTTTTGTCCATCTACCATGCATGAGTTCCATagttgattcttttttttcttggacaGCCTTTGGGAATTCTACACTGGTCAAGGTGTGTTTTCAGAGCTAATATTATGTAACCCTTCTGAATCACCATAATTATTGTAATGTTGAGTTTCATGCTATATTCACAGTATGATGTGCTACCATGGGGTCTTGAAGGAGTGTTGGCATACATAAAGGAGAACTATGGCAATCCACCTGTCTACATTCTTGAAAACGgtctttatctctctctctctttttttgtccTTGACTTATTAGTTTCTAAAACATTACAAAATATTGAGAGTTTCCTTTTAACTAAATACTACAACCAGGTCAATCCACCAACCACTATTCATCACTTGACGACGTGGAAAGAGTTGAATACCTTCAGGCTTATATCGGTGCTGTACTTGATTCAGTGAGGTGTAACTATGAtccgtgaaaaaaaaaattggtcctATGTCACACTTATAACTAATACTAAACGGTGGTGAATTATGTATGCAGGAATGGCTCAAAGACGAAAGGCTACTTCCAGTGGTCGTTTATGGATTTGTACGAGTTTCTTGATACCAATTACACATATGGATTATACTATGTGAATTTCAGCGATCCGGAACGTAAAAGGTCTCCGAAGACCTCTGCCTTTTAGTACTCTGCTTTTCTCAAAGGGATGGTCGTTGGTTCACAAGACCCGAAAAACGTCTCCGTATCTTCTTCTACTGGCTTTTCTTCTCAGTAAACTAAAGATTGAAAAACGGTTTGGTTTTCTTTATTCAACAATGGATGTTAAGCATGTGCACCAATAAATAAAGGAAAGTTTTCCCATGAAAGTAGAATGTATTCTGCTAGTTcttaagcatatatatatatatatatgtttttgaaaTAATCTTGGTAGGGATTAAAAGCTTAAGTGGTCAATTATAAAAGCAATCTTTAATATACTAGATTTTATCTTCTCTTTAAGCGCAAATCTgcaataataatttagtttatttttataataacttgaatttaaaaaatgcaataatttatataaactttatTTTCTGTTGTAGACATGTTCTTAAGACATTTTATCATAGAATTTTGAAGCTAAATTAGCCGAttattccccccccccccaacctCAGAAGAAAGCTGATCTAACCTCTCTTTTTTTATCTTCCGTAcgacttatttatttatatttccctagacatatataataattaacgTTATGTAATTTCAATAACATTCTCTAGGAGGACTTTGGTACTTAGAGCGATCAGTGCAATAGTCATAGTTCATGTACTTCTTCCTGATATGCTCATAGATTTTCTGTTCGTATCCGCTTAGCCTTTGATATTTGCCTCCATTCCACCAGTAGTTGGAAGATCCACAAGTGGCAACGTTATCACTCCGACCATCTATGTAGCAGCCTGACAGGCCGGAAAAGTCTTGGAAATGGGCAATGAAAGGAGAGTATGCATAGTTAATCTTGGTCCGACCGCCATCAGTTGCCCAAGCGTCACCGTTCCAGAGACTGGCCTCTACTTGCATCGGCTTTGATGGATAGTTAACGCCGTTTTGGTTCTTGTAGACTCTTATTGGGATGTTGTCAACATAAAACCTATCATTCATACCATCCTTAATCTTGATTTTATTCTTAAGGAACAaacaaaattatcatttttcatgAAATGGATAGAGAAGATAACAGTAAGGACTGTAACAAGAACGTACACAATTTGGTAAGGGTTCCAAAGAATCCCATAAGTGTGGTAATGTTTGATGGGGTTAAACCAAAGCAAGAACCTCTCTTCTCTGTTTCCTTCTCCATTCGCAAAGATATTTGTCTGTAACGTTATGGGTTTTCCATCGTTGTTCCCTAAGAACTCGAAGTCAATCTCATCGTGATTACTTCCCAACGAAGTCAACTGtcattatttacatataaagacagttaaataaatatgaatgtTGAGTTAGTCATCTACACATGTATATTATCAATCATACAAACGAACATAAAAAGCGGTGACGACACCGCCAGAATTTCCTCCGGGCACTTTGATCCTCATTTGGAAGAGACCTGATCCGTAAATGTTCTTGGATTCGAACCCGGCACCTGTTTCACGTACGTAGAAGCCAAACCAGTACTGTCACTTCAGTAATATTTaattagagaaaaagacaagtatagcaccaaaccaagtttttgttcccaaaatagcaatcaaggctcaaagtcacaaaaatagctttcattaaaaaggtaaatatacacttataccccttgggttaattaatccaaaccttagggtttagagttaaggggtagggttttggaattagggtttaaaattttataaaaaataaatactaaaataaaaaataaaaattttaaaaacagtttcaaaaaatatttttaaattataaaaagaaaatttgaaaaaaaataaaaaaaaaatttcgaaaaaaaaatttcaaaaaaaagttataaaaatttcgaatctgaaaacatataatctgaaactataaaaaaaatttattttttgttttttatttttttatttttattttttatttttgtttgtttatttaattttaaaccaagggtattagagatattttactctttaatgaatgtcatttttgtgactttctccttctagtactatttttgagacataaacttcaaaaggtgctagtattgacaattgcccattTAATTACACACCATATGATCATACTTGCCTGGTCACTAATAAATAGAACCCTTTGGAGTTTGGACTATACAATTTCT comes from the Brassica napus cultivar Da-Ae chromosome A7, Da-Ae, whole genome shotgun sequence genome and includes:
- the LOC106435361 gene encoding beta-glucosidase 9-like isoform X1, with translation MEHVLLLITILLCLAFSGRCIDAYSRNDFPKGFLFGSAFSAFQWEGAVDEDGRMPSIWDTYIRSNNAPSGDIACDGYHKYKEDVRLMYDMGLDAFRLSISWSRLIPGGRGPVNPKGLLFYKNLIDELTRHGIEPHVTLYHNDLPQALEDEYGGWIDRRIIDDFTAFADVCFRELGNKVKFWSTINEPNMSALGGYDLGFMPPEHCSPPFGHVNCSRGNSSTEPYIAVHNMLLAHASTARLYKQKYKGEQNGSVGMTCFSYWVVPFSSSKEDEMATQIAKDFFLGWILHPLVFGDYPDTMKRLVGKRLPSFSEEETKVVKDSSDFIGVIHYTTMTAAHVSTFQQGDFSADMNALVSPFGNSTLVKYDVLPWGLEGVLAYIKENYGNPPVYILENGQSTNHYSSLDDVERVEYLQAYIGAVLDSVRNGSKTKGYFQWSFMDLYEFLDTNYTYGLYYVNFSDPERKRSPKTSAF
- the LOC106435361 gene encoding putative beta-glucosidase 6 isoform X2 encodes the protein MEHVLLLITILLCLAFSGRCIDAYSRNDFPKGFLFGSAFSAFQWEGAVDEDGRMPSIWDTYIRSNNAPSGDIACDGYHKYKEDVRLMYDMGLDAFRLSISWSRLIPGGRGPVNPKGLLFYKNLIDELTRHGIEPHVTLYHNDLPQALEDEYGGWIDRRIIDDFTAFADVCFRELGNKVKFWSTINEPNMSALGGYDLGFMPPEHCSPPFGHVNCSRGNSSTEPYIAVHNMLLAHASTARLYKQKYKGEQNGSVGMTCFSYWVVPFSSSKEDEMATQIAKDFFLGWILHPLVFGDYPDTMKRLVGKRLPSFSEEETKVVKDSSDFIGVIHYTTMTAAHVSTFQQGDFSADMNALVSPFGNSTLVKYDVLPWGLEGVLAYIKENYGNPPVYILENAKYYNQVNPPTTIHHLTTWKELNTFRLISVLYLIQ
- the LOC106435372 gene encoding xyloglucan endotransglucosylase/hydrolase protein 3-like, translating into MIHTKIFGVFAVALWLWITMVDARFIGGRGVEKYVTFGQNYVVKWGQGHISTLHSGKEVDLYMDQSSGAGFESKNIYGSGLFQMRIKVPGGNSGGVVTAFYLTSLGSNHDEIDFEFLGNNDGKPITLQTNIFANGEGNREERFLLWFNPIKHYHTYGILWNPYQIVFYVDNIPIRVYKNQNGVNYPSKPMQVEASLWNGDAWATDGGRTKINYAYSPFIAHFQDFSGLSGCYIDGRSDNVATCGSSNYWWNGGKYQRLSGYEQKIYEHIRKKYMNYDYCTDRSKYQSPPRECY